One stretch of Clavibacter californiensis DNA includes these proteins:
- a CDS encoding J domain-containing protein codes for MDQASAAALLGVAADADRATISRAYVRRARETHPDRLAGATPQQLKGAHERFVQLTLARDALLLRQRTGTGSSGPAAGRRAEPRREPARSDPPRSHPQAERLSPYGRSRRERARRGLGPSIAAVCALAGVLVVVVSFQDSTRARFTTVGADLTQGATVVPVDDPASRASECIDTTSCTLLDMTAPEDCSAALVRFEVTTGRSDDGRETESRELGAVRAGSPARVVLGGVDPELVYLGCEPG; via the coding sequence ATGGATCAGGCCTCCGCTGCGGCGCTGCTCGGCGTCGCGGCTGATGCGGATCGGGCGACCATCAGCCGCGCGTACGTCCGACGTGCTCGCGAGACCCACCCCGACCGCCTGGCCGGTGCCACGCCCCAGCAGCTGAAGGGCGCGCACGAGCGCTTCGTCCAGCTGACGCTGGCCCGGGACGCCCTGCTCCTCCGCCAGCGGACGGGCACTGGTTCTTCGGGACCCGCCGCTGGGCGCCGCGCGGAACCCCGCCGCGAGCCGGCGCGCTCGGACCCGCCCCGGTCGCATCCGCAGGCAGAGCGCCTGTCGCCCTACGGACGCTCTCGACGCGAGCGGGCCCGCCGCGGTCTCGGGCCCTCGATCGCCGCGGTCTGCGCATTGGCCGGGGTGCTGGTCGTCGTGGTCAGCTTCCAGGACTCGACGCGGGCGCGGTTCACGACGGTCGGCGCGGACCTCACCCAGGGGGCGACCGTCGTGCCCGTCGACGATCCCGCCTCCCGCGCGAGCGAGTGCATCGACACGACGTCGTGCACGCTCCTCGACATGACCGCGCCGGAGGACTGCAGCGCCGCGCTCGTCCGCTTCGAGGTCACCACCGGGCGCTCCGACGACGGGCGGGAGACCGAGAGCCGCGAGCTCGGCGCCGTCCGCGCGGGCTCCCCCGCCCGTGTCGTGCTCGGCGGCGTCGACCCGGAGCTCGTGTACCTCGGGTGCGAGCCCGGCTGA
- a CDS encoding protein kinase domain-containing protein — translation MRCEVHLARPCRAADATGGLMDNVAVKIVPQSERSRGEAEILALQAVTSEHVVELRDVATLSDGSLCIVQSLGTRGTAAALLGRRGSLTPGEIVTLVASVLRGLGDLHEAGIAHGAVDLTHVLIDATGRPVLGGLGSSRVVAGEAGEEGLRGVDPVEQDLGRVARIVQALRDPGDARGRASTDRWEAWLALLDGTIHGEADLTAHDLADRLLDVADAAPLADAGGARPEEDADRALSQGAIPVDVPSDPVSDRAPRLTGPRRAPRPFSRSRRSAHRRHRAARAPWAHDVDARLTSGRSELASVRPRIWALGASALLLLIAGVVAVPLLTGPARGATTAPTSTPSTAAPADAGFDGDVAPAPDGDVAPTSDGEVAPTSDGDVAPSSDADAAESPDPDVAAPALLRLRAACLHHSDAICVSDVDEAGSAVDDADRSTIASDGSEAPDGVALHVGDALGPARRLGDTALIELRPGSEAPAAPTDVSAPERRPASLLIVRGEAGWRIRDLMDDR, via the coding sequence ATGCGCTGCGAGGTGCACCTCGCACGGCCCTGCCGCGCCGCGGATGCCACGGGCGGTCTGATGGACAACGTCGCCGTCAAGATCGTGCCGCAGTCGGAACGCAGCCGCGGAGAGGCGGAGATCCTCGCGCTGCAGGCCGTCACCTCCGAGCACGTCGTCGAGCTGCGGGACGTCGCCACGCTCTCCGACGGCAGCCTGTGCATCGTGCAGTCGCTCGGGACCCGCGGCACGGCAGCGGCCCTGCTCGGCCGCCGAGGCAGCCTCACGCCCGGGGAGATCGTGACCCTCGTGGCCTCCGTCCTCCGAGGCCTGGGCGACCTGCACGAGGCGGGCATCGCGCACGGGGCCGTCGATCTGACCCACGTGCTCATCGACGCCACGGGCCGTCCGGTGCTGGGTGGGCTGGGGTCCTCCCGCGTCGTCGCGGGAGAGGCCGGCGAGGAGGGCCTCCGGGGCGTCGACCCCGTCGAACAGGACCTGGGGCGGGTCGCGCGCATCGTGCAGGCGCTGCGCGACCCGGGGGACGCGCGCGGACGAGCATCCACCGACAGATGGGAGGCATGGCTGGCGCTCCTCGACGGAACGATCCACGGGGAGGCCGACCTCACCGCCCACGACCTCGCTGACCGACTGCTCGACGTCGCGGACGCGGCACCGCTGGCCGATGCCGGCGGAGCCCGCCCCGAGGAGGACGCGGATCGTGCCCTGTCGCAGGGAGCGATCCCCGTCGATGTGCCTTCCGACCCCGTCAGCGACCGCGCTCCGCGTCTCACGGGACCCCGTCGCGCGCCGCGGCCCTTCTCGCGCTCACGTCGGAGCGCTCATCGCCGGCATCGGGCGGCGCGCGCTCCGTGGGCGCACGACGTCGATGCACGGCTCACCTCGGGGCGGAGCGAGCTCGCGTCGGTCCGCCCGCGCATCTGGGCGCTCGGAGCGTCCGCGCTCCTGCTGCTGATCGCCGGCGTGGTCGCCGTCCCCCTCCTCACCGGACCCGCCCGGGGAGCGACGACAGCGCCCACGAGCACACCGAGCACCGCGGCACCGGCGGACGCCGGCTTCGACGGGGACGTGGCACCGGCGCCAGACGGGGACGTGGCACCGACGTCGGACGGTGAGGTGGCACCGACGTCGGACGGTGACGTGGCGCCGTCGTCGGACGCAGACGCTGCAGAATCCCCGGATCCGGACGTCGCCGCTCCCGCGCTCCTCCGCCTCAGGGCAGCCTGCCTGCACCACTCCGATGCCATCTGCGTGAGCGATGTCGATGAGGCCGGCTCCGCCGTCGACGACGCTGATCGGAGCACCATCGCCAGCGATGGGAGCGAAGCCCCAGACGGCGTCGCGCTCCACGTCGGGGACGCCCTCGGCCCGGCTCGGAGACTCGGAGACACCGCGCTCATCGAGCTGCGTCCCGGCTCGGAAGCCCCGGCGGCGCCGACGGACGTTTCGGCACCGGAACGGCGACCGGCCTCCCTCCTGATCGTCAGGGGGGAGGCCGGGTGGCGGATCAGGGACCTGATGGACGACCGGTGA
- a CDS encoding DUF4191 domain-containing protein has translation MARKTASPKAPKEPGRIKQMWQVFQMTRRYDKSSVWWMLLALLGPVVVGVLLAVFATGGNWLTAILFVIAGVFAGILAFLIVLGRKAERAAYLQIKGQPGAVGVVLRSSLKRGWVGSEMPVAVNGKSQDAVYRAVGRPGVALIGEGPKSRTTRMLEDERRKIARVLPNVPVHFVFVGPDADSVELHKLAGRLQRFPRTITKAEVLAVNNRLTSLGQNSMPIPKGVDPFKVRPSRAR, from the coding sequence ATGGCCCGCAAGACAGCCTCTCCGAAGGCACCCAAGGAACCCGGCCGCATCAAGCAGATGTGGCAGGTCTTCCAGATGACCCGGCGGTACGACAAGAGCTCGGTCTGGTGGATGCTCCTGGCGCTGCTGGGTCCCGTCGTCGTCGGCGTCCTGCTCGCGGTCTTCGCGACGGGTGGCAACTGGCTCACCGCCATCCTCTTCGTCATCGCGGGCGTCTTCGCGGGGATCCTCGCCTTCCTCATCGTCCTCGGACGCAAGGCCGAGCGTGCGGCGTACCTGCAGATCAAGGGCCAGCCCGGGGCCGTCGGAGTGGTCCTACGCAGCTCCCTGAAGCGCGGATGGGTCGGCAGCGAGATGCCCGTCGCCGTCAACGGCAAGTCGCAGGACGCCGTGTACCGCGCCGTGGGGCGTCCCGGCGTGGCCCTCATCGGCGAGGGACCGAAGAGCCGCACCACGCGCATGCTCGAGGACGAGCGCCGGAAGATCGCCCGCGTGCTCCCCAACGTGCCCGTGCACTTCGTGTTCGTCGGCCCCGATGCGGACTCCGTCGAGCTGCACAAGCTGGCCGGTCGCCTGCAGCGCTTCCCGCGCACCATCACCAAGGCCGAGGTCCTGGCCGTGAACAACCGCCTGACCTCTCTGGGTCAGAACAGCATGCCGATCCCCAAGGGCGTCGACCCGTTCAAGGTCCGCCCGTCCCGGGCACGCTGA
- a CDS encoding RDD family protein, with protein sequence MPAIPTNPDLGDPGRNRWPGERLGLPERGRGSVARAGRRIVGICIDWAIAVLVSWAFFAYDSTATLAIFAVMQYLLIVTLGGSIGHVVLGMRVRPLGGGYVSLWRPVLRTVLLCLVLPAVVWNADQRGLHDVFSGTVLVRTS encoded by the coding sequence GTGCCCGCGATTCCCACGAACCCCGACCTCGGCGATCCCGGCCGCAACCGCTGGCCGGGGGAGCGCCTCGGGCTGCCGGAGCGCGGACGCGGGTCCGTCGCCCGCGCGGGTCGGCGCATCGTGGGGATCTGCATCGACTGGGCCATCGCCGTGCTGGTCTCCTGGGCGTTCTTCGCGTACGACTCCACGGCGACGCTCGCGATCTTCGCGGTGATGCAGTACCTCCTCATCGTCACCCTCGGGGGGAGCATCGGCCACGTCGTGTTGGGCATGCGCGTGCGCCCTCTCGGCGGGGGATACGTGTCGCTGTGGCGGCCGGTCCTGCGCACCGTGCTGCTGTGCCTGGTCCTCCCCGCGGTCGTGTGGAACGCCGACCAGCGGGGCCTCCACGACGTGTTCTCGGGCACGGTGCTGGTGCGCACGTCCTGA